Proteins encoded together in one Variovorax paradoxus EPS window:
- a CDS encoding aromatic ring-hydroxylating dioxygenase subunit alpha: MISAEQNDLITRVGPDAPAGKLLRRYWQPVALADELAGPRPVKPVKLMGQDFVLFRDENGQLGMLDRDCPHRGADLAFGRLENGGIRCAFHGWLFDAKGNCLETPAEPATSKLCSRIKQSAYPVVEKAGVVFAYIGEGEPPAFPDFDCFVAPDTHTFAFKGLFECNWLQALEVGIDPAHASYLHRFFEDEDTSESYGKQFRGASADSDMPITKVLREYDRPEISVEPAPYGFRLKALRKLSEDTTHVRVTNVVFPQAFVIPMSAEMTISQWHVPVDDTHCYWYAIFTSFTGPVDKQQMRDQRLKLYELPDYTSRKNKRNNYGYSIDEQLTETYTGMGDDINVHDQWAVESQGAIQDRTREHLGSTDKGIIAYRRVLVKAIEATLAGETAPMLIDAAQASTMTGPPSIDGIGHVVDEAATETYWQEADRARRLKSDWASARLAA; the protein is encoded by the coding sequence ATGATCAGCGCCGAGCAAAACGATCTCATCACCCGCGTCGGACCTGACGCCCCCGCCGGCAAGCTGCTGCGCCGCTACTGGCAGCCAGTGGCCCTGGCCGACGAACTGGCAGGCCCGCGCCCGGTCAAGCCCGTGAAACTCATGGGCCAGGACTTCGTGCTGTTCCGCGACGAAAACGGCCAGCTCGGCATGCTCGACCGCGACTGCCCGCACCGCGGCGCCGACCTCGCCTTCGGACGGCTGGAAAACGGCGGCATCCGCTGCGCCTTCCACGGCTGGCTGTTCGACGCCAAGGGCAACTGCCTCGAAACGCCCGCCGAACCCGCCACCAGCAAGCTGTGCAGCCGCATCAAGCAGTCGGCCTATCCGGTGGTCGAAAAGGCGGGCGTGGTCTTCGCGTACATCGGCGAAGGCGAGCCCCCGGCCTTCCCTGACTTCGACTGCTTCGTCGCCCCCGACACCCACACTTTCGCGTTCAAGGGCCTGTTCGAATGCAACTGGCTGCAGGCGCTCGAAGTGGGCATCGACCCCGCGCACGCCTCGTACCTGCACCGCTTCTTCGAGGACGAGGACACGTCCGAGAGCTACGGCAAGCAGTTCCGCGGCGCCTCGGCCGATTCGGACATGCCGATCACCAAGGTGCTGCGCGAGTACGACCGGCCCGAGATCAGCGTGGAGCCCGCGCCTTACGGCTTCCGCCTGAAGGCGCTGCGCAAGCTCTCCGAGGACACCACCCACGTGCGCGTGACCAACGTGGTGTTCCCGCAGGCCTTCGTGATCCCGATGAGCGCGGAGATGACCATCTCGCAGTGGCACGTGCCGGTCGACGACACGCACTGCTACTGGTACGCCATCTTCACCAGCTTCACCGGCCCGGTCGACAAGCAGCAGATGCGCGACCAGCGCCTGAAGCTCTACGAGCTGCCCGACTACACCTCGCGCAAGAACAAGCGCAACAACTACGGCTACAGCATCGACGAGCAGCTCACCGAAACCTACACCGGCATGGGCGACGACATCAACGTGCACGACCAGTGGGCGGTGGAGTCGCAGGGAGCCATCCAGGACCGCACGCGCGAGCACCTGGGCAGCACCGACAAGGGAATCATTGCCTACCGCCGCGTGCTGGTGAAGGCCATCGAGGCCACGCTGGCCGGCGAGACCGCGCCGATGCTCATCGACGCCGCACAGGCCAGCACGATGACCGGCCCGCCCTCCATCGACGGCATCGGCCACGTGGTCGATGAAGCCGCCACCGAGACCTACTGGCAGGAAGCCGACCGCGCGCGGCGCCTGAAGTCCGACTGGGCCTCCGCACGGCTCGCCGCCTGA
- a CDS encoding ABC transporter substrate-binding protein, whose protein sequence is MTTMTKRTVLSTLLLAGFGMLGSVAAHAADEPLRIGLIATYSGPYADYGRQFDAGIALYLKEHGGKVGGRTVEIVKKDTAGPAPDAAKRIAQELVVRDKVSILTGLDFSPNAYAVGAIATQAKIPTIVMNAASSAITNSSPYIARLSFTVQQVTDPMARFMLKEGIKDAYTVVADYASGVDAETAFKKTFTAGGGKVSGEVRTPMNNPDFSAYVQRIKDAKPQAVFFFFPSGVMPPAFLKVWKERGMEQAGIKLYATGEATDDSYLDATGDVALGLVTSHHYSFAHNSPKNQKFVKDFAADNGAKLRPSYFAVTAYDAMAAIDLTLQKTKGDASGDKFMDALRGLRFESPRGPIEVDPLTRDIVQTVYIRKTERVNGQLVNVEFDKFDRVKDPAKESSN, encoded by the coding sequence ATGACGACGATGACGAAGAGAACCGTTCTCTCGACCCTCCTGCTCGCCGGCTTCGGCATGCTGGGCTCCGTGGCCGCGCACGCTGCCGACGAGCCGCTGCGCATCGGCCTCATCGCCACCTACTCCGGCCCCTACGCCGACTACGGCCGCCAGTTCGATGCGGGCATCGCGCTGTACCTGAAGGAGCACGGCGGCAAGGTGGGCGGGCGCACCGTCGAGATCGTCAAGAAAGACACCGCCGGCCCCGCACCCGATGCCGCCAAGCGCATCGCGCAGGAGTTGGTCGTGCGCGACAAGGTGAGCATCCTCACCGGCCTGGACTTCAGCCCCAACGCCTACGCCGTGGGCGCCATCGCCACGCAGGCCAAGATTCCCACCATCGTGATGAACGCGGCCTCCTCGGCCATCACCAACAGCTCGCCTTACATCGCGCGGCTGTCGTTCACGGTGCAGCAGGTCACCGATCCGATGGCGCGCTTCATGCTGAAGGAAGGCATCAAGGACGCATACACCGTGGTCGCCGACTACGCCTCGGGCGTGGATGCCGAAACCGCCTTCAAGAAGACCTTCACCGCCGGCGGCGGCAAGGTCTCGGGCGAGGTGCGCACGCCGATGAACAACCCTGACTTCTCGGCCTACGTGCAGCGCATCAAGGACGCCAAGCCCCAGGCCGTGTTCTTCTTCTTCCCCTCGGGCGTGATGCCGCCGGCCTTCCTCAAGGTGTGGAAGGAGCGCGGCATGGAGCAGGCCGGCATCAAGCTCTACGCCACCGGCGAAGCCACCGACGACAGCTACCTCGACGCCACCGGCGACGTGGCGCTGGGCCTCGTCACCAGCCACCACTACTCGTTCGCACACAACTCCCCGAAGAACCAGAAGTTCGTGAAGGATTTTGCCGCCGACAACGGCGCCAAGCTGCGCCCCAGCTACTTCGCCGTGACCGCCTACGACGCCATGGCGGCCATCGACCTCACGCTGCAGAAGACCAAGGGCGACGCCAGCGGCGACAAGTTCATGGACGCGCTGCGCGGCTTGCGCTTCGAGAGCCCGCGCGGCCCGATCGAGGTCGATCCGCTCACGCGCGACATCGTGCAGACCGTCTACATCCGCAAGACCGAGCGCGTGAACGGCCAGCTGGTGAACGTGGAGTTCGACAAGTTCGACCGCGTGAAGGACCCGGCCAAGGAAAGCTCGAACTAA
- a CDS encoding phospholipase D family protein produces the protein MRASLIRGFTALVGVLAAAWLTGCVSLPPPEPRAPVTAFTDVANTELGQLAAKGVPGDSTALSGFRLLPEAAFAFDARISLARHAEKSLDVQYYLIQKDDVGLLFLKELREAAARGVRVRLLVDDLYTAGEDEVFSSFSAFPNVEVRLFNPLPSRADSLATRLLFSLTDFGRINHRMHNKMLIADNSFAVSGGRNIGNEYFMRSTAANFIDMDVISSGAVVRQMSEGFDRYWNSSHAWPIERIAPLRTTPEAAQQRFDAIVRTAVPDVPIRPRDVLNKSPVGEQLITGKIDRYWALGTLFVDDPEKITRKADDAYAGSVTEGALSVINSARREVKIGSPYFIPGTRGMEMMKKAIESGGRITVITNSLGATDEPLAYAGYERYRADMLKIGVTIYEIAPMLTARSGQFGDFGKTISRLHAKLAVIDDERFFVGSMNLDHRSAAVNTEVGLVIDSPELVADYNKLMNSQRINLGYRLRLAPNGRRVQWLEYDDAGGDIVHEDEPGEFLWLRFKNWLLLPIVGEELL, from the coding sequence ATGCGCGCCTCCCTAATTCGCGGTTTCACGGCCCTCGTCGGGGTACTTGCGGCCGCCTGGCTGACCGGTTGCGTCAGCCTGCCGCCGCCGGAGCCGCGGGCGCCGGTCACGGCCTTCACCGATGTGGCGAACACCGAACTCGGCCAGCTCGCGGCCAAGGGCGTGCCGGGCGACTCCACCGCACTCTCGGGTTTCCGGCTGCTGCCCGAGGCTGCGTTCGCATTCGATGCGCGCATCTCGCTCGCGCGCCACGCCGAGAAGTCGCTCGACGTGCAGTACTACCTGATCCAGAAGGACGACGTCGGCCTGCTGTTCCTGAAGGAGCTGCGCGAGGCCGCGGCGCGCGGCGTGCGGGTGCGCCTCTTGGTGGACGACCTCTACACCGCCGGCGAGGACGAGGTGTTCAGTTCGTTCTCGGCCTTTCCGAACGTGGAGGTGCGGCTCTTCAACCCGCTGCCGTCGCGGGCCGACTCGCTGGCCACGCGGCTGCTGTTCTCCCTCACCGACTTCGGCCGCATCAACCACCGCATGCACAACAAGATGCTGATCGCGGACAACAGCTTCGCGGTCTCGGGCGGACGCAACATCGGCAACGAGTACTTCATGCGCAGCACGGCTGCGAATTTCATCGACATGGACGTGATCTCCAGCGGCGCGGTCGTGCGGCAGATGTCCGAGGGGTTCGACCGCTACTGGAACAGTTCGCATGCCTGGCCCATCGAGCGCATCGCGCCGCTGCGCACGACGCCCGAGGCCGCGCAGCAACGCTTCGACGCGATCGTGCGCACGGCCGTGCCCGACGTGCCGATCCGCCCGCGCGACGTGCTGAACAAGTCGCCCGTCGGCGAGCAGCTCATCACCGGCAAGATCGACCGCTACTGGGCGCTGGGCACGCTGTTCGTCGACGACCCCGAGAAGATCACGCGCAAGGCCGACGATGCCTACGCGGGCAGCGTGACCGAGGGGGCGCTGAGCGTCATCAACTCGGCCCGGCGCGAGGTCAAGATCGGCTCGCCGTATTTCATTCCGGGCACGCGCGGCATGGAGATGATGAAGAAGGCCATCGAGAGCGGCGGCCGCATCACCGTGATCACCAACTCGCTGGGCGCCACCGACGAGCCGCTGGCCTATGCGGGCTACGAGCGCTACCGCGCCGACATGCTGAAGATCGGCGTCACCATCTACGAGATCGCGCCCATGCTCACGGCGCGCTCGGGGCAGTTCGGCGACTTCGGAAAGACGATCAGCCGGTTGCACGCCAAGCTCGCGGTGATCGACGACGAGCGCTTCTTCGTCGGCTCGATGAACCTCGACCACCGCTCGGCTGCGGTCAACACGGAGGTGGGCCTCGTGATCGACAGCCCCGAACTCGTGGCCGACTACAACAAGCTCATGAACAGCCAGCGCATCAACCTGGGCTACCGGTTGCGTCTTGCACCCAACGGCCGGCGTGTGCAGTGGCTCGAATACGACGATGCCGGCGGCGACATCGTCCACGAAGACGAGCCCGGCGAATTTCTCTGGCTGCGCTTCAAGAACTGGCTGCTGCTGCCCATCGTGGGCGAAGAACTGCTGTAG
- a CDS encoding ABC transporter ATP-binding protein, producing the protein MPEVLAFDQVTAGYGNAVVLDRLGFSLQQGESLAILGRNGVGKTTLLETLMGNTRVMQGAIRWQGTDITRWPPHQRVRAGLGWVPQEREVFPSLTVEENLTVIARLGGWNLKRVYDFFPRLRERRGNYGNQLSGGEQQMLAIGRALMTNPKLLLLDEPMEGLAPIIVEELSAAIRRLCESEGLASIVVEQHPVLALEMTHQAIVLERGTVVHAGPSAGLAADKGLLEGLLGVGIAEDVAG; encoded by the coding sequence ATGCCTGAAGTGCTCGCTTTCGACCAGGTCACCGCTGGCTACGGCAACGCCGTGGTGCTCGACCGCCTCGGCTTCTCGCTGCAGCAGGGCGAGAGCCTCGCGATCCTCGGGCGCAACGGCGTGGGCAAGACCACGCTGCTCGAAACGCTGATGGGCAACACCCGCGTGATGCAGGGCGCGATCCGCTGGCAGGGCACGGACATCACGCGCTGGCCCCCGCACCAGCGCGTGCGCGCGGGCCTGGGCTGGGTGCCGCAGGAGCGCGAGGTGTTCCCCTCGCTCACCGTCGAGGAAAACCTCACGGTGATCGCGCGGCTGGGCGGCTGGAACCTGAAGCGCGTCTACGACTTCTTTCCGCGCCTGCGCGAGCGCCGAGGCAACTACGGCAACCAGCTCTCGGGCGGCGAGCAGCAGATGCTGGCCATCGGCCGCGCACTGATGACCAACCCCAAGCTGCTGCTGCTCGACGAGCCGATGGAGGGGCTCGCACCGATCATCGTGGAGGAGCTGTCCGCGGCGATCCGCCGGCTCTGCGAATCGGAAGGGCTGGCATCGATCGTGGTCGAGCAGCACCCGGTGCTTGCGCTGGAGATGACGCACCAGGCCATCGTGCTGGAGCGCGGCACCGTCGTGCATGCCGGCCCGAGCGCGGGGCTCGCGGCCGACAAGGGGTTGCTCGAAGGGCTGCTGGGCGTGGGAATCGCCGAGGACGTTGCGGGCTGA
- a CDS encoding branched-chain amino acid ABC transporter permease, translated as MGIVIFDGVAYGMLLFLIGVGLSITMGLMNFVNLAHGSFAMVGGYAASLLMNHWGLGFGLSLAAAFVSAALVGAVLEFVFYRRLYRAHPLDQVLLSIGVVFVSIAAFTYFFGPTMQPFTLPPSLDGQVAIGGLEVGRYRLFLIVCGVAVLAALLLVLGKTRYGAMVRAAVDNQRVAGGTGIHVQRLFFLTFSLGCGLAGLGGALSLGMLGLEPSFPLKYLVYFLMVVCVGGAGTVTGPFIAALLVGIVDVAGKYYWPEAGAFLIYVFMIVMLLVRPNGIVAKKGLA; from the coding sequence ATGGGCATCGTGATCTTCGACGGGGTGGCCTACGGCATGCTCCTGTTCCTCATCGGCGTGGGCCTGTCCATCACGATGGGGCTGATGAATTTCGTCAACCTCGCGCACGGCAGTTTCGCGATGGTGGGCGGCTACGCGGCGAGCCTGCTGATGAACCACTGGGGGCTCGGCTTCGGGCTCTCTCTCGCGGCGGCGTTCGTGTCCGCGGCGCTGGTGGGCGCGGTGCTGGAGTTCGTGTTCTACCGGCGGCTGTACCGCGCGCACCCGCTCGACCAGGTGCTGCTGTCGATCGGCGTGGTGTTCGTGTCGATCGCCGCGTTCACCTATTTCTTCGGGCCGACGATGCAGCCGTTCACGCTGCCGCCGTCGCTCGACGGGCAAGTGGCCATCGGCGGGCTCGAGGTGGGCCGCTACCGGCTCTTTTTGATCGTCTGCGGCGTGGCCGTGCTGGCCGCGTTGCTGCTGGTGCTCGGAAAGACGCGCTACGGCGCAATGGTGCGCGCGGCAGTCGACAACCAGCGCGTGGCCGGCGGCACCGGCATTCATGTGCAGCGCCTTTTCTTTCTGACCTTCTCGCTGGGCTGTGGCCTCGCGGGCCTGGGCGGTGCGTTGAGCCTGGGCATGCTGGGGCTGGAGCCGTCGTTCCCGCTCAAGTACCTCGTCTACTTCCTGATGGTGGTGTGCGTGGGCGGTGCGGGCACTGTCACCGGGCCGTTCATCGCGGCGCTGCTGGTGGGCATCGTCGACGTGGCCGGCAAGTACTACTGGCCTGAAGCGGGCGCTTTTCTTATCTACGTTTTCATGATCGTCATGCTGCTGGTGCGGCCGAATGGCATCGTCGCGAAGAAGGGTCTTGCATGA
- a CDS encoding glutamine synthetase family protein: protein MSSSNTNTFVDRFGLWSDDQHAQARELVRRIDSDEVDLVRFAWPDQHGILRGKTLVATEARSALWEGVNLTSTLLAKDTSHKTVFPVFTTNGGFAIEGLQGGADFTIVADPATFKVLPWAPRTGWILCDAYMADGKPCPFATRQVLQRAVRQLDDLGLDFIAGLEVEFHVFKLDDARMDLADSGQPGEPPRVSLLSHGHQYLTELRYDRVDGLMELLRSNLIALGLPLRSLEIEFGPSQFELTFGPTAGVMPADTMVLLRSAIKQICQRNGLHASFMCRPKIPNVMSSGWHLHQSLRRKSDGVNAFMPETEGQDLSEIGMHYLGGLKAHACGAAALASPTINGYRRYRPFSLAPDRAIWARDNRGAMLRVLGGVGQSASRIENRVGEPTANPYLYLASQLFSGLDGIRHKIDPGPSADAPYETPAEHLPRSLGDALACLRRDEMLNTQMGKVFIDYLCHIKEAEIARFNLEVSEWEHREYFDMF from the coding sequence ATGAGCAGCAGCAACACCAACACATTCGTCGACCGCTTCGGTCTCTGGTCCGACGATCAACACGCACAGGCCCGCGAACTCGTGCGCCGCATCGACAGCGACGAGGTCGACCTCGTGCGCTTCGCCTGGCCCGACCAGCACGGCATCCTGCGCGGCAAGACGCTGGTCGCCACCGAGGCGCGCTCGGCGCTGTGGGAGGGCGTGAACCTCACCTCCACGCTGCTGGCCAAGGACACCTCGCACAAGACGGTGTTCCCGGTCTTCACCACGAATGGCGGCTTCGCCATCGAGGGCCTGCAGGGCGGCGCGGACTTCACCATCGTGGCCGACCCCGCCACCTTCAAGGTGCTGCCGTGGGCGCCGCGCACGGGCTGGATCCTGTGCGACGCCTACATGGCCGACGGCAAGCCCTGCCCCTTCGCGACGCGGCAGGTCCTGCAGCGGGCGGTGCGGCAGCTCGACGACCTCGGACTCGACTTCATCGCCGGCCTCGAGGTGGAGTTCCATGTCTTCAAGCTGGACGATGCGCGCATGGACCTGGCCGACTCGGGCCAGCCCGGCGAGCCGCCGCGCGTGTCGCTGCTCTCGCACGGCCACCAGTACCTGACCGAGCTGCGCTACGACCGCGTCGACGGCTTGATGGAGCTGCTGCGCTCGAACCTCATCGCCCTCGGACTGCCGCTGCGCTCGCTGGAAATCGAATTCGGCCCGAGCCAGTTCGAGCTGACCTTCGGCCCCACGGCCGGCGTGATGCCCGCCGACACCATGGTGCTGCTGCGCAGCGCCATCAAGCAGATCTGCCAGCGCAACGGGCTGCACGCGAGCTTCATGTGCCGGCCGAAGATCCCGAACGTGATGTCCAGCGGCTGGCACCTGCACCAGTCGCTGCGGCGCAAGAGCGACGGCGTCAACGCGTTCATGCCCGAGACCGAGGGCCAGGACCTGAGCGAGATCGGCATGCACTACCTCGGCGGCCTGAAGGCGCATGCCTGCGGCGCGGCCGCGCTCGCGAGCCCCACGATCAACGGCTATCGGCGCTACCGCCCGTTCTCGCTCGCGCCCGACCGCGCGATCTGGGCGCGCGACAACCGCGGCGCGATGCTGCGCGTGCTCGGCGGCGTGGGTCAGAGCGCCTCGCGCATCGAGAACCGCGTGGGGGAGCCGACGGCGAATCCGTACCTGTACCTCGCATCTCAACTGTTCTCGGGGCTCGACGGCATCCGCCACAAGATCGACCCCGGTCCCTCGGCCGATGCACCTTACGAAACGCCGGCCGAACACCTGCCGCGTTCGCTCGGCGACGCCCTCGCCTGCCTGCGCCGCGACGAGATGCTCAACACCCAGATGGGCAAGGTCTTCATCGACTACCTCTGCCACATCAAGGAAGCGGAAATCGCCCGCTTCAACCTCGAAGTCAGCGAGTGGGAACACCGCGAGTACTTCGACATGTTCTGA
- a CDS encoding branched-chain amino acid ABC transporter permease, with product MKAFAVSPAQLRIAEVAFWLALASSFFLLPDKLTLMSQIMIFGLFAVSLDMALGYAGILTVGHAAFFGAGAYAAGLLAKYGWSEPLTGLAFALVVSGLLGYALSYLVVRGADLTRLMITIGVCVLLYELANRLSGITGGTDGLQGVVIAPVLGFFEFDLYGKTAFGYAFGVVLAMFLLVRLVLRSPFGLALRGIHDSRKRMTAIGSPVEARLRMAYAFSAAVAGVAGALLAQTTQFVGIESIGFNRSAEVLIILVLGGTGRLYGGMIGAIVYMLVHDWFADMNPQYWMFWLGIFLIAAVMLGRGGIMGALSRFVRTGKAR from the coding sequence ATGAAGGCCTTTGCGGTTTCTCCCGCGCAGCTGCGCATCGCCGAAGTCGCCTTCTGGCTCGCGCTCGCGTCCAGCTTCTTCCTCTTGCCCGACAAGCTCACGCTGATGAGCCAGATCATGATCTTCGGCCTGTTCGCCGTGTCGCTCGACATGGCGCTCGGCTACGCGGGCATCCTCACCGTCGGCCATGCGGCCTTCTTCGGCGCGGGCGCGTACGCTGCCGGCCTGCTCGCCAAGTACGGCTGGAGCGAACCCCTCACCGGCCTTGCGTTCGCGCTGGTTGTGAGCGGCCTCCTCGGCTATGCGCTCAGCTACCTCGTGGTGCGCGGCGCCGACCTCACGCGGCTGATGATCACCATCGGCGTGTGCGTGCTGCTGTACGAGCTGGCCAACCGGCTCTCGGGCATCACCGGTGGCACCGACGGGCTGCAGGGCGTGGTCATCGCGCCGGTGCTCGGCTTCTTCGAGTTCGATCTCTACGGCAAGACCGCATTCGGCTACGCCTTCGGTGTGGTGCTCGCGATGTTCTTGCTGGTGCGACTGGTGCTGCGCTCGCCCTTCGGCCTGGCGTTGCGCGGCATCCACGACAGCCGCAAGCGCATGACGGCCATCGGTTCGCCGGTGGAGGCGCGCCTGCGCATGGCGTACGCCTTCTCGGCCGCGGTGGCCGGCGTGGCGGGCGCGCTGCTCGCGCAGACCACGCAGTTCGTCGGCATCGAGTCGATCGGCTTCAACCGCTCGGCCGAGGTGCTGATCATCCTGGTGCTCGGCGGCACCGGGCGCCTGTACGGCGGGATGATCGGCGCCATCGTCTACATGCTGGTGCACGACTGGTTCGCGGACATGAATCCGCAGTACTGGATGTTCTGGCTCGGCATCTTCCTGATCGCGGCGGTGATGCTAGGGCGCGGCGGAATCATGGGCGCGCTCTCGCGCTTCGTGCGGACGGGGAAGGCGCGATGA
- a CDS encoding 2Fe-2S iron-sulfur cluster-binding protein — MPTIHYILKDGSTRAVDAKIGASVMETAIRGNVRGIDAECGGCCSCATCHVYVDEAFADLLPPPDDMESALLEVVASERQPNSRLSCQLTVTAAFDGLTVRVPESQV, encoded by the coding sequence ATGCCCACGATCCACTACATCCTCAAGGACGGCAGCACCCGCGCGGTCGACGCCAAGATCGGCGCCAGCGTCATGGAAACCGCCATCCGCGGCAACGTGCGCGGCATCGACGCCGAGTGCGGCGGCTGCTGCTCCTGCGCCACCTGCCACGTCTACGTGGACGAGGCCTTCGCCGACCTGCTGCCGCCACCCGACGACATGGAGAGCGCCCTGCTCGAAGTCGTCGCCTCCGAGCGCCAACCCAATTCGCGGCTGAGCTGCCAGCTCACCGTGACCGCGGCCTTCGACGGCCTCACCGTGCGCGTTCCAGAGTCACAGGTCTGA
- a CDS encoding ABC transporter ATP-binding protein — MTPTATHTLRTRDLGIRFGAFQAVSEVNLSLEPGSRQALIGPNGAGKTTLINLLTGVFKPTSGSIHMGERDITRLSGDKRARMGLARTFQINTLFPSLTPLLSVVLAISEREGLGATWWRPLKGCTAVFDEAHALLGTLKLDSLSDVPVSELAYGKQRLLEIALALAAKPRILLLDEPAAGVPEDESGELFAAIAALPDDISVLFIEHDMKLVFRFSRRISVLVGGRILTEGTPAEIGADPRVRQVYLGSSHHHA, encoded by the coding sequence ATGACCCCCACAGCGACGCACACCCTGCGCACCCGCGACCTCGGCATCCGCTTCGGCGCCTTCCAGGCGGTGAGCGAAGTGAACCTCTCGCTCGAGCCCGGCTCGCGGCAGGCGCTGATCGGTCCCAACGGCGCGGGCAAGACCACGCTCATCAACCTGCTCACCGGCGTGTTCAAGCCCACGAGCGGGTCGATCCACATGGGCGAGCGCGACATCACGCGCCTGTCGGGCGACAAGCGCGCCCGCATGGGCCTCGCGCGCACCTTCCAGATCAACACGCTGTTCCCCAGCCTCACGCCGCTCCTGTCGGTGGTGCTGGCGATCAGCGAGCGCGAAGGGCTGGGCGCCACCTGGTGGCGGCCGCTCAAGGGCTGCACGGCAGTGTTCGACGAGGCGCATGCGCTGCTCGGCACGCTGAAGCTCGACAGCCTTTCCGACGTGCCGGTCTCGGAGCTGGCCTACGGCAAGCAGCGGCTGCTGGAGATCGCGCTCGCGCTCGCGGCCAAGCCCCGCATCCTCCTGCTCGACGAGCCCGCGGCCGGTGTGCCCGAGGACGAAAGCGGCGAGCTCTTCGCGGCCATCGCGGCGCTGCCAGATGACATCAGCGTGCTCTTCATCGAGCACGACATGAAGCTCGTGTTCCGGTTCTCGCGCCGCATCTCGGTGCTGGTGGGCGGACGCATCCTGACCGAGGGCACGCCCGCGGAAATCGGCGCCGATCCGCGCGTGCGCCAGGTCTATCTGGGGAGTTCGCATCACCATGCCTGA
- a CDS encoding ABC transporter substrate-binding protein gives MTVPEQRVFLAPPTTSRRRVLTGLAATAAAGLGMPAFAQGKPIRIGTTFDNSSVEKANGQGLFQGSSAFFNALNKAGGLNGTKVELVMADDTFKPDVAKANALAFEKDSSVLALLHPLGTRQTSEVMDAVPGMAVVGPITGTVALRKKTAPNTFWVRVNYDQEVEKLVTTAAVLGQTRIGLVHSNDPLGQSVLAAFKAALAKAKLEPAVIATTPNTTSMEVSPAAEAIAKAKPQVVIIGLAGTAPVFMKALRDAGGNSSAYGLSITASALAAMGDLARGLGFVIVVPSPYSTKFEIVRRYQADMVANGTKDFSLTSLEGYINAAVLAEGLRRAGGSPTRASVMAGLASIENFDLGGLKINYGRTNREGGHFVDVAVIGSRGQMLS, from the coding sequence ATGACCGTTCCCGAGCAGCGCGTGTTCCTTGCGCCGCCCACCACCAGCCGTCGCCGTGTGCTGACCGGTCTGGCCGCAACCGCCGCTGCGGGCCTGGGCATGCCGGCCTTCGCGCAGGGCAAACCGATCCGCATCGGGACCACCTTCGACAACAGCAGCGTGGAGAAGGCCAACGGGCAGGGGCTCTTCCAGGGTTCGAGCGCGTTCTTCAACGCGCTGAACAAGGCGGGCGGCCTCAACGGCACCAAGGTCGAACTGGTCATGGCCGACGACACCTTCAAGCCCGATGTGGCCAAGGCCAACGCGCTGGCCTTCGAGAAGGACAGCTCCGTGCTCGCGCTGCTGCACCCGCTGGGCACCCGCCAGACCTCGGAGGTGATGGACGCCGTGCCCGGCATGGCCGTGGTCGGCCCGATCACCGGCACCGTCGCGTTGCGCAAGAAGACCGCGCCCAACACCTTCTGGGTGCGGGTGAACTACGACCAGGAAGTCGAAAAGCTGGTGACCACGGCGGCCGTGCTGGGCCAGACCCGCATCGGCCTCGTGCATTCGAACGACCCGCTGGGCCAGTCGGTGCTGGCGGCGTTCAAGGCGGCGCTCGCGAAGGCGAAGCTGGAGCCGGCCGTCATCGCGACCACGCCCAACACCACCAGCATGGAAGTGAGCCCCGCGGCCGAAGCCATCGCCAAGGCCAAGCCGCAGGTCGTGATCATCGGCCTGGCCGGCACAGCGCCGGTCTTCATGAAGGCGCTGCGCGATGCCGGCGGCAACAGCTCGGCCTACGGCCTGTCGATCACGGCCAGCGCGCTGGCCGCCATGGGCGATCTCGCACGGGGCCTGGGCTTCGTGATCGTGGTGCCCTCGCCGTACTCGACCAAGTTCGAGATCGTGCGCCGCTACCAGGCCGACATGGTGGCCAACGGCACCAAGGATTTCTCGCTCACGAGCCTGGAGGGCTACATCAACGCCGCCGTGCTCGCCGAGGGCCTGCGCCGCGCGGGCGGCTCGCCCACGCGCGCCTCGGTGATGGCGGGCCTGGCCAGCATCGAGAACTTCGACCTGGGCGGGCTGAAGATCAACTACGGCCGCACGAACCGCGAAGGCGGGCACTTCGTGGACGTGGCCGTGATCGGCAGCCGCGGGCAGATGCTGAGCTGA